The genome window TCCTTTGCAATGGATTCAGGTGTGATATTGTTTTCAATATTGTATTTAAGCTGAATCTCCCTTCGCCTGTTGCTCTCATCAATCGCCCTTTCCATTGAGCCTGTAACCTGATCCGCATATAGAATAACCGTGCCGTTCAGATTTCTGGCTGCCCTGCCACATGTCTGGATAAGGGACCTCTCTGACCTTAAAAAACCCTCCTTGTCAGCGTCCATAATAGCAACAAGGGATACCTCAGGGATGTCAAGCCCCTCTCTCAGAAGGTTGATGCCTATCAGCACATCAAATACACCCAGTCTTAAATCCCTGATGATCTCCATCCTTTCGATAGTCTTTATATCCGAATGGAGATACCTGACCTTTACGTTAAGCTCAGAGTAATATTCAGCAAGGTCCTCTGCCATCCTTTTGGTAAGAGTTGTTACCAGCACACGTTCGTTATTTTTTACCCTCTCCCTTATCCTGTAAAGCAGATCGTCAACCTGATCCTTTGCCGGGACAATCATAATTTCAGGATCAATCAGGCCGGTTGGCCTGATTATCTGCTCGGTTATGGCCTCGCCTTTTTCAAGCTCATAGGGGCCAGGTGTTGCAGAGACATACACTATCTGATTTAGCCTTTCATTAAACTCTTCAAATTTGAGCGGCCTGTTATCCAGCGCTGATGGCAGTCGGAAACCATAACTTACCAGCGTCTCTTTTCTGGATCGGTCTCCACGGTACATCCCGCCTATCTGCGGGACCGTGATATGGCTCTCATCAATAAAGAGCAGAAAATCCTTTGGGAAATAATCAAGGAGCGTTGGGGGCGCCTCGCCCTGACCCCTTCCTGTAAGGTGCCGTGAATAGTTTTCTATGCCGTGGCAATAGCCCATCTCGATCATCATCTCCAGATCAAAAAGGGTGCGCTCCTCAATACGCTGCGCCTCGATAAATTTATTGTTATTCCTGAATTCCTCTACCCTCTGCTTCATCTCCTCCCTTATACCCTTTATTGCCTTGTCCCTTATCTCAGCGGATGTTACATAATGGGTTGCAGGATAGATGGTGATCCTGTTGAGCTCTTTTTTGACCTTTCCGGTAAGCGGGTCAATCTCCTGAATGGCCTCAACATCATCTCCCCAGAAGGTTATCCTTATGGCCTTATCCTCTTCATAGGCAGGAAAGATGTCAAGTATATCGCCCCTCACCCTGAACCTGCCCCTGTAAAAATCAAAGTCACCCCTTTCATAATAGATCTCTACCAGTTTTTTTACTGCAATATCCCTTGATAGCTTGTCACCCTTTTCCGCATACAGGATCATATCATGGTATGCCTCAGGGGAACCAAGGCCGTAGATACAGGAGACACTTGCAATGATAATAACATCATCCCTGTCAAGGAGAGACCGTGTAGCTGAATGCCGCATCTTGTCTATGTTTTCATTGATGCTGGAGTCCTTCTGGATATAGGTATCAGACTGTGGGATATATGCCTCAGGCTGATAATAATCATAGTAACTCACAAAATACTCAACCGCATTTTCAGGAAAAAGATTCTTGAATTCACCATAGAGTTGGGCAGCCAGGGTCTTGTTAGGGGCCATGATCAGTGCAGGCTTCTGCACACTCTCTATGACGTGGGCCATGGTAAAGGTTTTACCCGAACCGGTTACGCCAAGCAGCACCTGATGTTTCAGGTTATTTTTTATACCCCTGACCAGGTCGTTTATAGCCTGCGGCTGATCCCCGCATGGTTTAAGGTCTGTAACTATTTTGAACATGGGAAACCTTTATTGTCAAAAATTAGATGTTAGATAGATAAATAAAGCATGAAGTTTTTGAGATTCAAATAACAGGCGCAAGGCTCAAGGCACAGGGTAAAAGCCTTTCCTTACGCCTTGTGCCCTGCGCCTTGCACCGATTCATATATCTTTTCGCCATTTGGTGACGCCTTCTTTATCTTCCAGTACAATGCCCATCTGCTTGAGTTTATTTCTTATCTCATCCGCCTTTGCCCACTCTTTCTGAGCCCTGGCCTCTTTCCTCTGTTTTATGAGTCCCTCGATCTCAGATTCATCAATGTCAGAGGGCTTTTCAATCTGTGAAATAAAGACCGATGGTTTAAAATTCAATATACCCAGTACAGCTCCAACTTTTTGCAGGGCTGCTCTTTCATCTTTAAGCTGATCTATGGCTTCTTTAGAAGGGCGGTCACCTGCATCATCCATGATCCTGTTAAGCTCTTTTATCCTGTCAAAGATAATACCCACAACACCGGCAGTATTCAGGTCATCATCCATAAGGTTGATAAACCGGTTTAAAAAATCATTTTTCTGTTCATTAGCCAGTAACCCCTGAATATTGGGTTGACCATTACCCTCTACAGGCCCAGTAAGCTCTTCAACCCTCTGGAGGGTGCGGTATATTCGTACAAGGCCAGCCTGGAAATCCAGCACATCCTTTTTTGCAAAATCAAGAGGGCTTCTATACTGTTTTGAAAGCAGGAAAAACCTCAGCACCTCAGGGTGATAATTGTGCAGGGCATCTTTTATATATATAAAATTGCCAAGGGACTTGGACATCTTTTCGGACTCAACAGTAAGAAACCCATTATGCACCCAGTAGCGGGCAAACTCACCTCCTGTGGCCGCCTTTGACTGTGCCCTCTCATTTTCATGATGAGGGAATAGAAGGTCCTGGCCGCCGCCATGTATGTCAAAGGTGCTGCCCAGGTAATTATTGCTCATCACAGAACATTCCATATGCCATCCCGGTCTTCCTTTACCCCAGGGGCTGTCCCACATAGGCTCTCCGGGCTTGGAGGGTTTCCAGAGTGTAAAATCCATTGGATGGCGTTTTTTATCATTTATATCTATGCGGCTCCCCGCCTTCATCTCATCAAGCTTTCTGCCTGAAAGCCTGCCGTAATCATCCAGTTTTTCCACAGCATAAAAGACATCGCCATCAACCTCATATGCAAATCCCTTGTCAATCAGGAGCTGGATCATCTTGATCATGTTACCTATGTGTTCTGTTGCCCTGGGTTCAATATCCGGCTTCATGACATAAAGGGCCTTCATATCCTCATTGAATGAGTCAATGTGCTCCTGAGCAAGAGAAGAGGGCTTTTTTCCAAGTTCATTGGCGCGGTTGATTATCTTATCATCCACATCTGTAAAGTTGCGCACATAAGTTACAGAGAAGCCTCTTTCCCTGAAGTATCTTACAAGTACATCAAACACAATGGCTGAACGTGCATGACCGATATGTGAATGATCATAAACCGTTACGCCGCATACATACATCCCAACTTTCCCTTCAACAAGGGGAATAAAAATTTCTTTCTGTCGTGTTGCTGTGTTATATAATTTCATAATTTATTAAACCTTGTTTCCTGTAAAAATTAAGATCAGGATTCACCTGATCTACCTTCCCGTATACCGCAAACCTCAAACCTTAGACCTTCTTCACCAGGCTGACTGCCGCATATGCCCCCATGCCTTCACCCCGACCTGCAAAGCCCATCCCTTCGGTTGTTGTTGCCTTGATATTTACACTGCCTTTTTCTACCGCAAGTACAGTGGCCAATTTATCTATCATAGCTTCAATGTGGGGAGAGAGTTTTGGCTGTTGTGCCACAATGGTGCAGTCAACATTATTTATCTGATAACCATCCTCCCTTACCATGGACATGACGCTCTTTAACATCAGGAGACTGTCTTTATCCTTGTAAGCAGGGTCTGTATCAGGGAAATGCCTTCCAATATCTCCTCTCCCAAGTGCGCCAAGTATCCCGTCCATTATTGCATGGACAAGCACATCAGCATCTGAATGGCCAAGCAGGCCAAGCCTCCAGGGGATTTCGATTCCACCCAGTATCAGCCTTCGCCCCTCAACCAGGCGGTGCGCATCATATCCGAAACCTATGCGGAACATACAAGACCCCTCTTATGCCTGTTAATTAATGGCACGAAGTGCAGCTTCCGCCTGCACAGGAAGAGCAACCGGATGAGGATGATCTGGAAGATGAGGAATAATCCCCACCACCTTTGCCGCCGCTTTTGTGGCTACATGCGGAGATCTTACGCTTTACCTTTCTGGTATCACATTTAGGGCATGTGACTGTATCATTTCCGAGTACAATACACTCAAACTCTTCATTGCACTTTGTGCATTGATATTCATAAATAGGCATTTCTTACTCCCATATTATTTTCGTTCTGTAACACTTTATAAGTTCCATAATTGTGGTTGTAAAGTCTTTACATGATTAATTTGAAATTATTATCCACCAGGGGATTTCATGATATACCCGTATACCGAAGACCTCATACCGTAAACCTCACTCCGCTATGCTATTCTCCTCCCTGGAATAAAATATGATCCACAAGTTTGCAGATAATGTGCCCGGCCAGGATATGGCTTTCCTGTGTCCTTGCGGTACTCTCACTTGGGACAATAAGGCAGAGATCACTCACATCTTTCAGTTTTCCGCCCTTGCCGCCGGTAAGTGCAGCCACATAAATGCCCATCTCACTTGCTGTCTCTGCTGCTGATATTACATTCTGTGAATTACCGCTCGTGCTTATTGCAAGGAGAACATCCCCCTCCAGGCCAATAGCTTTCACCTGTTTGGTGAAAATATCATTAAAAGAATAGTCATTGCCTATGCATGTGATAATAGAGGAATCAGTCGCAAGAGATATGGCCGGAAGGGGAGGTCTCTCCATTTCAAGCCGGTTGACAAATTCAGCTGCAATATGCTGTGCGTCAGCAGCGCTACCGCCATTCCCGCAAAGCATCAGCTTCCGGTCTCTTGTAAATGCGGATGCTATTTTTCTGGCAAGGGTGATCAGGTCATTATAGTTCTCTTTGATAAACTGCTCCTTTACTCTTACACTCTCCTGGAAAATATTTTCTATTATATCCTTCATTATATCTACCTGCCTTACACAATGATTTTATTCAGATTATTAATGCATTCTGCTACAGGCTTAAGCTCCTTTTCCTGTATTGTCCTGACATCCAGGAGTACGCTCTCCTGCTCAACCCTTACTATAATGGGAGGGGTGCAGGATTTTAGTGCCTCGCTTATCTCATGGGCAGTCATTTTTACCGGATTAAGTCTCAAAAGCCGTGTTGGGAGTTCCAGCAGTGGTAAAGCCCCTCCTCCTGTCTTGGATGTTCCATTTATCATGTCGATCTTGAAACTGCTCCCCTCCTTTACAGGTATCATGCGATACAGTCTTTGCACTTTTAATTTAAGGTCCTCGTATGACCTGCATATCATACTGAGCGTAGGAATTGTCTCAACTGCCTTTTGTTCATCCCTGTATATATTCAGGGTCTCTTCCAGTGCGGCAAGTGTAAGCTTATCAATCCTCAGTGCCCTGTTAAGCTGGTTTTTACGTATCTTTTCAACAAGCTCCTTTTTACCGATTATTATCCCTGCCTGCGGGCCACCTAATAGTTTATCCCCGCTGAATGTTACAATATCCACACCTTCGTTAACCACCTGCTGGACGGTTGGTTCCCATTGATAACCATATTTGGAGAGATCAATAAAAGAGCCGCTGCCAAGGTCTTCAATAACAGGGATATTGTGTTTTCTGCCCAGTTCAACAAGCGTTGACCTCTTTACCTCATCGTGAAAACCTATTATCTGGAAATTGCTTTTATGCACCTTCAATATGGCAGCGGTTTCAGATGTTATAGCTGCTTCATAATCATTAAGATGGGTCTTGTTGGTTGTCCCAACCTCTATCATTCTTGCACCGCTTTTTTTCATGACATCAGGTATCCTGAAAGAGCCGCCTATCTCCACAAGTTCTCCTCTTGAGACAATAACCTCGCGCTCTTTTGCCAATGTCTCAAGGGTAATAAGTACAGCGGCAGCGTTATTGTTTACCACCATTCCCGCCTCCGCTGAGGTCAGCTCTTTTAAAATACCCTCCACATGGGTATACCTGCTGCCACGTTTTCCCTTTTCAAGGTCATATTCCAGATTACTGTAACCCCTGCTTATATCAATTAATCTTTCAATAACCCTTTCTGCCAGTATTGACCGGCCAAGATTCGTATGCAGGATAACACCTGTAGCATTAATTACATTACGAAGGCTCAGGTGTGAAAGGAATTCGAGCCTAATAACAATCATATTGACGATGTTTTCCGGATCAATCGTACGGCTCTCTTTTGATATGTCCCCCTTTTCTATGCCCTTTCTTGTTTCAGAGAGTATCTCATTTATTGCCCGCAGGATAAGGGTTCTGGGGTAGTGCTCTGCAATATCTTTTATTACAGGGTTATCAAGCAGCCGGTCAACTGCCGGTATCATCCTGTATAATTCTGCTCTGTTATCTATCATTTTTATATTGGCCTTCTCCTTGTTTGCTATTATTTTAATCTTTTTGTTGCAAAATTTTAAAAGCATGATAAAAGATTAAAAAAACATGGTGGGTGTAGCTCAGCTGGTAGAGCACTGGGTTGTGGCCTCAGATGCCGCGGGTTCGAGCCCCGTCACTCACCCCATCAACAGAAGAAATTTCAGGGAGCTTATGCTCCCTTTAATTTTTCCTGGACCATACTCTTTAGCCTTATAATTCCTACGCCCTGCAAATTTTCTCAATTTTATCAAAAACATAACTTTGGTATCATATTTTATTTCTGTTTTAAAGAACAAAGAATATCAATTCTATAATTTTGGTCTTTAATAAGAAAGTTTAGAAAGGGCTGAAACAGGAATCGCCCCTCGATCCAGGGGGAGGTAAAAACATAGGATCGAGGGGCGATGTTAAATGGTTATGTATCAGAAAATTATCTTAATATCTCCATGTACATGCTGAGCGGACCTTTATCCAGTAACCGTAACCGGGCTTTAAAGTTGTCAAGTCACTGAACTCCGGGTTATCAGGATCATATACCTTCCATTTGCTATCCTGATATGTCCAGATGCTTATTACATTATCAAGGATTGAAGATATTGCCTGTGGCATATTCAGAATTGCGGCAGAATTTAGCCCGACAAGGTTCCACCCATGAGAGAGGTTTACTGCATCTACAGGCACAGCCTCCGGGATATATAGTTCAGCATTATCACTCATGTTCAGCCAGAGGCCCTGGCCTGGTTTTACTTCAAGAAGCGTACTGGTATTCGGGTTGTCAGGGTTATAATACTTCCAGACACCATCAACATATGTCCATATGGTTACTACATCATCCATTATAGGACCAAGGGCATCTTCAATCGGTGTGTTTTCAGCTACGTTTGGTATCGAAATCAGGTTCCAGTTGCTTTTTGTTGAAATAAACATGCCGGGAACAGAACTGACCTCATTTGAGAAGTCGCTTTCAAGGCCTGCCTCATCAACAGCGGTTACCGCAAAATAGTATTTTCTCCCATCATCCGGTATGTCTGTCGTATACTCATTAGCCAAACCGATATTACCGCTGTTTTTTGTATAATTACCTGAACTGTTTCCCCAGTAGACTATATAATGGCTCAGGTCCGGCTCGCTGTTCGCTTCCCATGTGAGGGTAACCTCACGGGCAGCAGCAGATGTTACAAAAAAAACAATAAAGAGGATTGAAAAAACCTGGATAAAACCTTTGAGTAAAAAGCGAACTACAGGATTATTATGTTCCATATTGGCACCTCCCAGTGTCTGCACGTATCAGCATGTGGCCGAATCAGCACTTAGGGTGTGCCGACCCGCCCGGCAACCTCGCAACCATGTTCCCCATTTTGTTACAAGGGAATTTAGGCCGACGGCTTTGCGTCCCGCCCTTTCGAACGGTTTGCCCTTATCAAGCGACTCGATCTCTATATAAGCATTTTATGTGCCAATCATAAAACACTTTAAAAAAGCAATTATAATGCATTGATATTATTAATATAATTTGAAATATGATTGTTGAATAAAAGAAATACAGAGGTTTAAGGGATAATACAAAATAAGACATGTACATATTTTATTTTATACATATTAGATACTCTCAGGTATTCAATGAGTCCACAAGCAGGCCTTTTTGACATTTATCCAATAACCAGGCCCGGGTTCAAGAGTTTGAAGATCGCTTAAATAGGGATTGAGAGGGTCATAAACCATCCACTTACCCTCCTGATATGTCCATATGCTTATAATATTTCTATAAATTGAAGAAGTAGCATTACGGATATCCTGTGAAAGAGGCAGGGTGAATCTGACAAGGTTCCACCCCTTTACGAGATAAACGCTGTTATATGTTTTGGGTATGAATGATATTGTTTCACTATTTCGCATGTTTAACCATAGTCCCTGCCAGGGCTTTATTATAGAAAGAGTGCCATACTGTGGATTATATGGATATACACGCCATGCCCCGTTTTCATAGGCTGATATATTAATTATACTGCTCATAATTGGGCCAAAGGCCTCTTGAATAGAAATATTTGCTGATATGTCTGGTATGGAAATAAGGTTCCAGC of Desulfatiglans sp. contains these proteins:
- the uvrB gene encoding excinuclease ABC subunit UvrB, with protein sequence MFKIVTDLKPCGDQPQAINDLVRGIKNNLKHQVLLGVTGSGKTFTMAHVIESVQKPALIMAPNKTLAAQLYGEFKNLFPENAVEYFVSYYDYYQPEAYIPQSDTYIQKDSSINENIDKMRHSATRSLLDRDDVIIIASVSCIYGLGSPEAYHDMILYAEKGDKLSRDIAVKKLVEIYYERGDFDFYRGRFRVRGDILDIFPAYEEDKAIRITFWGDDVEAIQEIDPLTGKVKKELNRITIYPATHYVTSAEIRDKAIKGIREEMKQRVEEFRNNNKFIEAQRIEERTLFDLEMMIEMGYCHGIENYSRHLTGRGQGEAPPTLLDYFPKDFLLFIDESHITVPQIGGMYRGDRSRKETLVSYGFRLPSALDNRPLKFEEFNERLNQIVYVSATPGPYELEKGEAITEQIIRPTGLIDPEIMIVPAKDQVDDLLYRIRERVKNNERVLVTTLTKRMAEDLAEYYSELNVKVRYLHSDIKTIERMEIIRDLRLGVFDVLIGINLLREGLDIPEVSLVAIMDADKEGFLRSERSLIQTCGRAARNLNGTVILYADQVTGSMERAIDESNRRREIQLKYNIENNITPESIAK
- a CDS encoding cysteine--tRNA ligase; translation: MKLYNTATRQKEIFIPLVEGKVGMYVCGVTVYDHSHIGHARSAIVFDVLVRYFRERGFSVTYVRNFTDVDDKIINRANELGKKPSSLAQEHIDSFNEDMKALYVMKPDIEPRATEHIGNMIKMIQLLIDKGFAYEVDGDVFYAVEKLDDYGRLSGRKLDEMKAGSRIDINDKKRHPMDFTLWKPSKPGEPMWDSPWGKGRPGWHMECSVMSNNYLGSTFDIHGGGQDLLFPHHENERAQSKAATGGEFARYWVHNGFLTVESEKMSKSLGNFIYIKDALHNYHPEVLRFFLLSKQYRSPLDFAKKDVLDFQAGLVRIYRTLQRVEELTGPVEGNGQPNIQGLLANEQKNDFLNRFINLMDDDLNTAGVVGIIFDRIKELNRIMDDAGDRPSKEAIDQLKDERAALQKVGAVLGILNFKPSVFISQIEKPSDIDESEIEGLIKQRKEARAQKEWAKADEIRNKLKQMGIVLEDKEGVTKWRKDI
- a CDS encoding 2-C-methyl-D-erythritol 2,4-cyclodiphosphate synthase, which encodes MFRIGFGYDAHRLVEGRRLILGGIEIPWRLGLLGHSDADVLVHAIMDGILGALGRGDIGRHFPDTDPAYKDKDSLLMLKSVMSMVREDGYQINNVDCTIVAQQPKLSPHIEAMIDKLATVLAVEKGSVNIKATTTEGMGFAGRGEGMGAYAAVSLVKKV
- a CDS encoding zinc ribbon domain-containing protein, with amino-acid sequence MPIYEYQCTKCNEEFECIVLGNDTVTCPKCDTRKVKRKISACSHKSGGKGGGDYSSSSRSSSSGCSSCAGGSCTSCH
- a CDS encoding D-sedoheptulose 7-phosphate isomerase; the protein is MENIFQESVRVKEQFIKENYNDLITLARKIASAFTRDRKLMLCGNGGSAADAQHIAAEFVNRLEMERPPLPAISLATDSSIITCIGNDYSFNDIFTKQVKAIGLEGDVLLAISTSGNSQNVISAAETASEMGIYVAALTGGKGGKLKDVSDLCLIVPSESTARTQESHILAGHIICKLVDHILFQGGE
- a CDS encoding L-seryl-tRNA(Sec) selenium transferase translates to MIDNRAELYRMIPAVDRLLDNPVIKDIAEHYPRTLILRAINEILSETRKGIEKGDISKESRTIDPENIVNMIVIRLEFLSHLSLRNVINATGVILHTNLGRSILAERVIERLIDISRGYSNLEYDLEKGKRGSRYTHVEGILKELTSAEAGMVVNNNAAAVLITLETLAKEREVIVSRGELVEIGGSFRIPDVMKKSGARMIEVGTTNKTHLNDYEAAITSETAAILKVHKSNFQIIGFHDEVKRSTLVELGRKHNIPVIEDLGSGSFIDLSKYGYQWEPTVQQVVNEGVDIVTFSGDKLLGGPQAGIIIGKKELVEKIRKNQLNRALRIDKLTLAALEETLNIYRDEQKAVETIPTLSMICRSYEDLKLKVQRLYRMIPVKEGSSFKIDMINGTSKTGGGALPLLELPTRLLRLNPVKMTAHEISEALKSCTPPIIVRVEQESVLLDVRTIQEKELKPVAECINNLNKIIV
- a CDS encoding fibronectin type III domain-containing protein, which produces MYFEKPDRLFSIFLSLAFLFLLVLFSSEVSAREITLTWEPNSEPDLSHYIVYWGVGPGAYTSNSGNIGLKTEYKINIPDGDETYFFAVTAVDTSGLESDFSNEVNTSSVVFSLKSGWNLISIPDISANISIQEAFGPIMSSIINISAYENGAWRVYPYNPQYGTLSIIKPWQGLWLNMRNSETISFIPKTYNSVYLVKGWNLVRFTLPLSQDIRNATSSIYRNIISIWTYQEGKWMVYDPLNPYLSDLQTLEPGPGYWINVKKACLWTH